From the Theileria equi strain WA chromosome 4 map unlocalized gcontig_1105316255041, whole genome shotgun sequence genome, one window contains:
- a CDS encoding 60S ribosomal protein L19, putative (encoded by transcript BEWA_049420A), with translation MMLRLQKRLAASVLRCGKGRVWLDPNETNEIAMANSRFSVRKLISDGLIIKKGVAPHSRSRIRLYHFSKRLGRHCGVGKRKGSKGVRQPPKLLWMRRQRVLRRLLRKLRDAKKIDSHMYHNFYMRCKGNQFKNKRVLLEAIHAQKNAWIKQKAENDLIEALRAKAKLLKEKRKSRAAAA, from the exons ATG ATGCTTCGTTTGCAAAAGAGACTTGCTGCCTCTGTATTGAGGTGTGGCAAGGGTCGTGTTTGGTTGGACCCAAACGAGACCAACGAAATCGCCATGGCTAACTCTCGTTTCAGTGTGAGGAAGCTCATTAGTGATGGTTTAATCATTAAAAAGGGCGTAGCTCCACACAGCAGGTCTAGGATCCGTCTGTATCACTTTTCAAAGCGCCTTGGAAGGCATTGCGGTGTTGGTAAGCGCAAGGGTTCCAAGGGTGTCAGACAGCCACCAAAGTTGCTTTGGATGCGCCGTCAGCGTGTTTTAAGGCGTCTTTTGCGCAAGCTCAGAGATGCAAAGAAGATTGACTCCCACATGTACCACAACTTTTACATGAGGTGCAAGGGTAACCAATTCAAGAACAAGAGAGTCTTGTTGGAAGCTATCCACGCTCAAAAGAATGCCTGGATCAAACAGAAGGCTGAGAACGATCTCATTGAAGCCCTCAGAGCCAAGGCTAAGCTACTCAAGGAAAAGAGAAAGAGCAGAGCCGCTGCAGCTTAA
- a CDS encoding hypothetical protein (encoded by transcript BEWA_049400A): MARNCQYSEYWDKSHYNVDIDEDVSRSGTYIDRCVNTINIEKVDNKPTGGYKQYRHSFNNHKVQIANIRHKNQNQDGFDEIKNKTYIEVSVFYFEFDIGNDLPLLVKLTKSNTTHEYYKKVDYFVTSSSWKTDLDVKEESQLSPKLTEISRGLNTVIVLRVNQVKNGTYYANGTEKPPDANQTTQVQVIHSTYETVYKKYLHKLPYKKLRVIYTKTSNKNIPFESPVLRNEYNEASVYFWEGDDSRANPLLLELKPASNTPSYYILSGEGIGKKWTKDSNTPSTLKEKLDKQNCERNQAHTIDISKKSSSSSNNYDCPSCVSTPAMISITSSSIDQANVIKYSHKVIIGSIGKFVCKGKTQRGIDITANIKTATVYWYPEIGTLIPLEDKYK, translated from the exons ATGGCAAGGAACTGTCAATATAGCGAATACTGGGACAAATCACATTATAACGTAGACattgatgaggatgtaaGTAGAAGTGGAACGTATATAGATCGCTGTGTCAACACTATAAATATTGAAAAGGTGGATAATAAACCCACAGGCGGGTACAAGCAGTATCGTCATTCTTTCAATAATCATAAGGTTCAGATAGCAAACATACGTCATAAGAACCAAAATCAAGATGGATTTGACGAgataaaaaacaaaacatACATTGAGGTATCGGTTTTCTACTTTGAATTTGATATTGGAAATGATTTACCCCTTTTGGTTAAACTTACCAAGAGTAACACTACCCATGAATACTACAAAAAGGTAGATTATTTTGTGACTTCTAGTTCATGGAAGACAGATTTAGATGTTAAGGAAGAAAGCCAACTCTCTCCAAAACTTACAGAAATTAGCAGGGGGCTAAATACTGTTATAGTTCTTAGGGTCAATCAGGTTAAAAATGGCACTTACTATGCAAACGGAACTGAGAAGCCTCCAGATGCTAATCAAACTACTCAAGTACAAGTGATACACTCCACATATGAAACCGTTTACAAGAAGTATCTTCATAAGCTTCCATATAAGAAGTTAAGAGTCATTTATACCAAGACTAGCAATAAGAATATACCATTTGAGTCACCTGTACTTCGAAACGAGTATAATGAAGCTTCTGTCTACTTCTGGGAAGGTGATGACAGTCGTGCAAATCCCCTGTTACTTGAGCTTAAGCCAGCGTCAAATACTCCCTCATACTACATACTTTCTGGTGAAGGAATAGGTAAAAAGTGGACTAAGGATTCCAACACACCTAGTACTCTCAAGGAGAAACTTGATAAGCAGAACTGTGAGAGAAACCAGGCTCATACTATAGATATCTCTAAGAAGAGTAGTTCTAGTAGTAATAATTACGATTGTCCCAGTTGTGTATCTACTCCTGCAATGATTTCCATAACATCTTCAAGCATAGATCAAGCTAACGTTATCAAATATAGTCACAAAGTAATCATAGGTAGTATTGGCAAGTTCGTTTGTAAAGGGAAAACCCAGAGAGGAATAGATATTACGGCTAATATTAAAACTGCAACCGTTTACTGGTACCCAGAGATTGGTACTCTAATTCCCCTT GAGgataaatacaaatga
- a CDS encoding endonuclease III family member protein (encoded by transcript BEWA_049410A), whose product MTNSVTIDFDGYPGSSHLDSGSGNTYIYGDGSVTITLDTSPVGLPGYKSLTHKPTNNSDTIGSIKYSEEIQTGFPPTLSQYPSVTVYCWGQDYRPLVVKLGNESIYYISEGKDYSSNKWNSTSTSFRGWNLLEILHRANCNKNKSHVINLSATSGPYNCPSCDEEQINVSPVQGSGYIWYGHTLSGKDSSISGFKYGNQYQVGFKKLEGYDRVNVYWYPPEGKVKSKPLLIHLSVTSGNLWYKRDKDPNNWTEVIEGEKPISPFGNNPKILELLQKISLTTINPRAVNHASQENSELSPSTPSSVTKSPGTILIVGFLSPGLPRGSLNILYSESKAVSDQPASTQDLEVLEDSATVNSSEDIFPEQILESFPKSAQEHLENLLNFKVNLESMVPGKRRKTAVEPQKTEAKSTKPARRTPFKLEYDTKTEPFRHVEEGECKIPNFANVWNAIVDMRQKKDAPVDTMGAHCLADSPDPATYEFQTLVACMLSSQTKDQVTAQTMDVLKKRGLTLDSIMEISEEELDTLISRVGFHNTKAKNIKKTATIIHEKFGGRVPDTMEELVSLPGVGPKMANLVIQLAFKRIDGISVDLHVHRISNRLGWVKTKTPDETRLQLQELIPQKLWAEVNHLLVGFGQTICTAAGPGCATCGANKWCPTGIANLKRGV is encoded by the exons ATGACTAACAGTGTCACTATTGATTTTGATGGTTATCCTGGTTCGTCTCACCTTGATAGTGGTAGTGGAAATACTTACATTTATGGAGACGGATCTGTTACAATAACTCTAGATACAAGTCCAGTTGGACTTCCAGGATACAAGAGTCTGACTCATAAGCCTACTAATAATAGTGATACTATTGGCAGTATTAAATATAGTGAAGAGATTCAGACTGGATTTCCTCCCACTCTTTCACAGTACCCGAGTGTCACAGTATACTGTTGGGGACAGGATTATAGACCATTAGTCGTAAAACTTGGTAATGAAAGTATTTACTATATCTCAGAAGGTAAAGACTATTCTAGTAATAAGTGGAACAGTACTTCTACTTCCTTTAGAGGGTGGAATCTGTTAGAAATTCTTCATAGAGCAAATTGTAATAAGAACAAATCTCATGTTATAAACCTTTCAGCTACTAGTGGGCCTTACAACTGTCCTAGTTGTGATGAAGAACAGATTAATGTATCACCTGTTCAAGGATCTGGTTACATATGGTATGGACATACACTTTCTGGAAAAGATAGTTCCATTTCTGGATTCAAGTATGGTAATCAATATCAGGTAGGATTTAAAAAACTTGAAGGGTATGATAGAGTAAATGTATATTGGTATCCTCCTGAGGGTAAAGTGAAAAGTAAGCCACTTCTGATTCATCTCTCAGTTACCAGTGGCAATCTTTGGTACAAAAGAGACAAAGATCCTAATAATTGGACTGAAGTAATAGAAGGTGAAAAACCAATATCTCCATTCGGTAATAATCCTAAAATTTTGGAGCTTCTTCAGAAAATATCTCTAACCACAATAAATCCTAGAGCGGTCAATCATGCTTCACAGGAAAACTCTGAACTATCACCATCCACGCCATCTTCTGTCACTAAATCACCAGGGACAATTCTTATTGTAG GATTTCTTAGCCCTGGACTGCCTCGTGGATCGTTAAACATTTTATACTCCGAAAGTAAAGCGGTTTCTGATCAACCAGCCTCTACACAAGACTTGGAGGTACTGGAAGATAGTGCGACGGTAAATAGTTCTGAGGATATATTCCCCGAACAgattttggaaagttttccaaaatcaGCCCAGGAACATCTTGAGAATCTCTTGAATTTCAAGGTTAATTTGGAATCAATGGTTCCAGGAAAAAGACGTAAAACTGCCGTAGAACCTCAGAAAACTGAGGCAAAATCTACCAAACCAGCTCGCAGAACTCCATTCAAGCTCGAATATGACACGAAAACCGAGCCCTTTAGACATGTTGAAGAGGGGGAATGCAAGATTCCAAACTTTGCCAATGTATGGAATGCAATTGTCGACATGAGACAAAAG AAGGATGCACCTGTCGATACAATGGGAGCGCACTGTTTGGCTGATTCCCCGGATCCAGCGACTTACGAGTTCCAAACTCTTGTAGCCTGCATGTTATCAAGTCAGACAAAAGACCAGGTGACTGCACAAACCATGGATGTTTTGAAGAAGCGTGGATTAACGCTCGACAgtataatggaaatatcGGAGGAGGAATTGGATACACTCATCTCACGTGTAGGATTCCACAATACAAAGGcaaaaaatattaaaaagaCAGCCACAATTATACACGAAAAGTTTGGAGGCAGAGTTCCAGACACCATGGAGGAGTTGGTCTCCCTACCAGGGGTTGGACCCAAAATGGCCAATTTGGTTATTCAACTAGCCTTCAAGAGAATCGATGGTATTTCTGTAGATTTGCACGTTCACAGAATATCAAATCGACTTGGATGGGTCAAGACAAAGACACCGGATGAAACTAGGTTACAACTTCAAGAGCTCATTCCACA AAAACTATGGGCAGAAGTAAACCACCTACTCGTAGGCTTTGGACAAACCATTTGCACAGCAGCCGGACCAGGATGTGCAACATGTGGAGCAAATAAATGGTGTCCAACGGGCATTGCCAATCTAAAGCGTGGAGTTTGA